AACGCCGCGCATGCCGGCCCGCGCGCCGCGCGCGTCTCCCGCCTACCTCGCGGATGTGCGCGCCGCAGTGACCGCCCTCGAGGCCGACGGCCTCCGCTCGCTCCCGACGAAGGCGCAGCTCGAGAAGGTCGACGCCGATCTCGCGGCGATGGAGGAGAAGCTCGCCGCAAGCCGCGGGCTTTCCGCCGAGGCGGACGATCTCGCCGCGAGCGTCCGCTCGTTGCGCGAGGCTGTCGCGGACCGCATCCGCGAAACCCGCAAGTCGCGTCCCTTCTGGAGGCGCGGCGGATGAAGGAGATCACGACGGAGAAGATCCGAAAGTACCTCGAAACGACCGACCGCGCGATGGCGAAGCTCGTGGTCATCGTTCCCGAGCGCAGCCACCTGCGGCGCATGGCGGAGGACTTCCTCGTGATGGCCCGGTCGTATCGCGCCGACGCCGGCCACTTCTATGAGAAGGGCGACCACGTGAACGCCTTCGCCTGCGTGAACTACGCGCACGGTTGGCTCGACGCGGGCGCGCGCCTCGGATTCTGGGACGTTGGCGGCGACGACGTCCTCTTCACGCTCGCCGAGTGAGCGCGAAGGCCGCGAACGCCGCGGCCCCGACGAGGGCGGCGAACGCGAAGGTCGCGCCCGAACCTCCCGCGTCCCAGAGGAATCCAGCGACAAGGCCGCCCGGGAGCGCCGCGAGGCCTGCGGCGCCGCCCTGGAGCCCGAGGGCCGTCGCCTTGAGGTCGGGCGGCGCGAGCGCGGCGGCATGCGCCTTCTGCAGGCCTTCCGATAGTCCCATCCACGCGCTGAAGGCGAGCGTCGCAGCGACGACGGCGACGGCTCCGGAGGCGAGCGCGAAGGCGAGGGCGACGAGCGCGTAGAGCGCGTAGGCTGCGAGGAGGAGCTTTGGTTTTCCGATCCGATCCGCGAGCGCGCCCGCGGGATAGCTCGCGGTTGCGTAGACGGCGTTGAACCCGGCGTACAGGAGCAGGATCTCGACGAGGCCGAGCCCGCTTTCTGCGGCCTTGAGGACGACGAACGCGAATCCGAGATGGCCGAAGGAGAAGATCGCCGTCACGCCGACGAAGGCGCGGAGGTCGCGGGGGAGCCCGCGAAGGCTTGCGAAGAACGGCGCGCGCGGGGCGGGGGCCGCGTCGCGGCGCCGCTCGCGCACGAGCAGCGCGAGGGCGACCGCGAGGGCGGCGGGGACGAGCGAGGCGAGGAAGACGGTCCGGATCGTCGACTCGTCCTCGGAACCGAGGGCGAGGACGAGGGCGATCGCGAGGGCGGACCCGACGAAGGCGCCGGCGGTGTCGAGCGCCCTGTGCAGGCCGAAGGCGCGACCGAGCGTCGTCGACGTCGAGGCTTCCGCGATGAGCGCGTCGCGCGGCGACGAACGGATGCCCTTTCCCGCCCGGTCGACGAAGCGCGCCCCGACGACGGTCGGCCAGGCCGCGGCGAACGCGTACATCGGTCGCGCGAGCGCGGCGGCAGCGTACCCCGCGACGACGAACGGCGTGCGCCGGCGCATGCGGTCGCTCCACCAACCGGTGCCCGCGCGGCCGATAGCCTGCGTGGCGTCCGCGAGGCCTTCCATGAGGCCGACGACGACGATGGGCGCGGCAAGCGGCCCGGTGAGGAGGAGCGGCAGGAGCGGGAGCACCATCTCGCTTGCCGCGTCGTTGAGGAAGCTCACCCAGCCGAGGAGCCACACGCGGCGAGGGAGGCGATCCGCCACGCGCGTGGATAAGCCGCGCGGGTCTTAGCCCTCGCGCTCGACGGGCACGAAGGCGACGGGCTCGGGCGCGGCGCGCACGCACACCCAGACGCCGTTGCGCAGCTCGAAGGCGATGCGTCCTTTGCGCTCGAGGGTCTTGATGTGGTGGTTCGCGCCCTGCTTCGTGAGGCCGAGCCGCTCCGCGAGCTGCTTTTGCGTGAGCGGCCCCGCGTCGAGGAGCGCGAGGATGCGCGTCTGCATCGGCGTCACCTCGTCCGCGCGCGCCTCGGGGAGACGCTCGCCGACGGGGTAGAAGCGGCGGGCCCGGCCTTCGCGCCGGCTCGCGACGAAGCGGTGCTGCTCGAGCATCTGGAGGTGATGGATCAGCGTGCCCGTGTTGAGGTCGAAGGCGCGCTTGAGCTCGCCGTAGGTCACGCCGGGCTTCGCGCGGATCGCCCCAAGCAGGGTGTCGCGGAGCGCATGATCGAGCACCTTTGGGCGCGAGAGTCGCGTGAACAGGCCGACCGCCGGGGCAAGGAGCGCGAAGCGGAGGCTCTCGCGGCGCGCGAGAAGCGCGAGGCCGACGGCAGCAAGGCTCGCGCCTCCGGCGGCGCCGGCCGTCTCGAGGGGGTGGCTCGCGATGAAGCCGGCCGGGTCCCCCCGGAAGGCCTCGAGCGGATCGTCGACGGGAGGGATCGGATCGCCGTGGAGTGGCGGGGAGAAGATCACGGAGAGATGGAGCTGGTCGTGCGCGGCCGACGGCTTCACGAGGCCGGCGTCGACGAGCACCACGCCCATCGGCTCGGTGGTGACGGGCACGCTCCAGCCGATCTCGACCTCGCGCGATTCGCCTTCCGTCAAGACGAAGATCTCCGGCGTCACGGCGAAGGCCACGTCCGGCATCGCCTTGATGGCGGCCTGCACGCGGACTTCGCCGGGGTCGCCGCGCGTGGCGACGACGCGGACGAGGATCGTATCGTTCCGGCCGATCGGGACTTCCTTCGGATACCGTCCGATCGCTTCGAGCCGGATTTCGGCGTCGACCGTCGGCTCCGACACGGGGGGTTCCTCGTGCATCGGCGGAGCGGGATCAACGGTTGGATCGGGCGGCGGCTCGTCCGTCGCGTTGCGGATGGCGAGAACGGCCTTTCCATAGCTGCCTTGACCGTCGAGGGTCGACGCGGCGAACGTCACGAAGCGCGAGCGCTCGCGGTTCATCTCCTCAGGGATGCCCACTTCGGCCTTGCGGAGCGTGTAGCGCAGGATGCGCTCGCTGCGGGGCTCGAGGCTCATGCGCGAGGGATCGCCGGTTTCGAGGAGGTGACCGGGCGACCGGGCGACGATCGCGGTCTCGATGACGTGGGGTCCCGGGTTGCGGACGATCAGCTTGAACCGGGATTCGCCGGTCCCCGGGTCCGGCACCGCCCGGGGCTCGAGGACGAGATCGAGGATTGCGAGCCGCGCGGCAATGCGGCCTTCGCCGGGGTCGACCTGGGTCGACTCGGCGCGGATCACGATGTCCGCTCCATACGGCGCGGCCTCCCGCGGGGGAGCCGTGACCGTGAAGTGTACGATTTCGGAGGCGCGCGGAGGGATCCGGATCGCGGACGAGGCGGGGTTGACGAGGAACCGCGTGCCGTCGGTTCGAGCGGGGGACGTCGCGGTCACCTGCACGTCGAGCGTGAGGTCCGTCGGGTTCGTGATCTGCGCCTTCACGACCCGCTCCTCCGCGGGCGCGAGGAGGATCGCGCTCTCGCCCGGGCTCACGGTGAGCGCGGGCGAATCGGCCGCCGTGGACTGGGCGGCCGCAAGGGGCGCCGCGAGGACGGCGACGAGCGCGAGGAGGGGGAGGATACGCATCGGCGGGCACAACACTTGGGATGGGCGTTCTTAGCGCTTGCGATGATCCGGCCCGCCGCGCGGCGTCAAACCGCGCGGCGGGACGGGGGTTTCAGGCTTCGACCGTCGCCGAGGCGTCGGCCGACGGATTCGGCGCGGCGATGCCCGGTTCCGCAGGCCGGACGGGCGTCGGGCCGCCCTGCGGACCTTCGACCGCGATGTCGAGGACGAGCATGCCGTCGCGCACGTGCCCGCTCACGCGGATCGGGAGGTCGAAGCTGCGGCCTTCCTCGAGCGGCACGAAGATGCGGTAGCCGTTGCCCGTCGGGTGACCCCGGATGGGCTTGTCGCAGCACGCGGCGT
The window above is part of the Candidatus Thermoplasmatota archaeon genome. Proteins encoded here:
- a CDS encoding DUF357 domain-containing protein, encoding MKEITTEKIRKYLETTDRAMAKLVVIVPERSHLRRMAEDFLVMARSYRADAGHFYEKGDHVNAFACVNYAHGWLDAGARLGFWDVGGDDVLFTLAE
- a CDS encoding MarR family transcriptional regulator, which gives rise to MRILPLLALVAVLAAPLAAAQSTAADSPALTVSPGESAILLAPAEERVVKAQITNPTDLTLDVQVTATSPARTDGTRFLVNPASSAIRIPPRASEIVHFTVTAPPREAAPYGADIVIRAESTQVDPGEGRIAARLAILDLVLEPRAVPDPGTGESRFKLIVRNPGPHVIETAIVARSPGHLLETGDPSRMSLEPRSERILRYTLRKAEVGIPEEMNRERSRFVTFAASTLDGQGSYGKAVLAIRNATDEPPPDPTVDPAPPMHEEPPVSEPTVDAEIRLEAIGRYPKEVPIGRNDTILVRVVATRGDPGEVRVQAAIKAMPDVAFAVTPEIFVLTEGESREVEIGWSVPVTTEPMGVVLVDAGLVKPSAAHDQLHLSVIFSPPLHGDPIPPVDDPLEAFRGDPAGFIASHPLETAGAAGGASLAAVGLALLARRESLRFALLAPAVGLFTRLSRPKVLDHALRDTLLGAIRAKPGVTYGELKRAFDLNTGTLIHHLQMLEQHRFVASRREGRARRFYPVGERLPEARADEVTPMQTRILALLDAGPLTQKQLAERLGLTKQGANHHIKTLERKGRIAFELRNGVWVCVRAAPEPVAFVPVEREG
- a CDS encoding MFS transporter — its product is MADRLPRRVWLLGWVSFLNDAASEMVLPLLPLLLTGPLAAPIVVVGLMEGLADATQAIGRAGTGWWSDRMRRRTPFVVAGYAAAALARPMYAFAAAWPTVVGARFVDRAGKGIRSSPRDALIAEASTSTTLGRAFGLHRALDTAGAFVGSALAIALVLALGSEDESTIRTVFLASLVPAALAVALALLVRERRRDAAPAPRAPFFASLRGLPRDLRAFVGVTAIFSFGHLGFAFVVLKAAESGLGLVEILLLYAGFNAVYATASYPAGALADRIGKPKLLLAAYALYALVALAFALASGAVAVVAATLAFSAWMGLSEGLQKAHAAALAPPDLKATALGLQGGAAGLAALPGGLVAGFLWDAGGSGATFAFAALVGAAAFAAFALTRRA